In the Trichoderma atroviride chromosome 4, complete sequence genome, CCCGCATATCTGCGCTTTCGCACCATCTACTGATtcgtttatttatttataaacaGCATGCATCCCTCCCATCCGGGTCGCCCTCCAAAGTCGCTCGGATACAGATTCGGATGCGTGGTGTCTAATTGCATTGTCTCCCTTTAtcgacgccgccatcttgaGAAACAAGCCAAACATCAGGGACTCGCTCTTCATGTCGAGCAGAtaaagcagaagctgctccctcttattcttttaaactccatttttctttctcttcgcCACCATCTCGTGTTTATACATCATTCTGCGTGCCACTGATACTGCCATTGTGTCGTCGCTGGATCTGCACGTACAAAAAGCTCAGGCACAAGACACTCTCCATTCCAACTCAACGACCACGAACAATACCATTTCGTCGTTGCACAAAATACTTCAAGATGGCTTTTAAGCTGTTCAATTTTCTTGCACTTCTACTGGTCCTCTGTGGGCTTGCCTTTGCCGACTATGGCTCACTCTCAGCTGAAGTGGTGGCGACGCCTATTTATGGCAGGCAAAGCGATCTTTTGGTATACCGCGACAATGTCAATGTCACCGTTGTCAATGGCTCCATGGTcgcgtcgccgtcttctACAAATAATTCGCCTTCTAAAAGCATAAATAGACGGCTACTAAACGTCGACTTGACAAACATTATCATGCAAGAGCCTGGATTTGTCCTCCTGAGCCTGTCATTCGCGGTCATAAGCGGGGGCATGGTATTCCTCTAAGTCTACGCAAAAAGAGTGTACTTTTATTTCGTTTcatcttttacttttcttctcatGTCTTAAATTTTACTCTCCAAAAGTCACTTCAGCCTTGATTGTAAGGCGAATCCTGGATTAATATTAACCAAGTTTGTGTGGGTTCTTGGAGGCGTCACGCTGAGTATACGGAAAATGTGGTTGGTAACCCCTGGAGGAGCAAGCTGGACTTTCTTCGTTGCCAAAAGGGTGTCTTTGATTTGCTGGTGGTATTCGGCCTAACAATTTGTATGATTGCATGCTATTAGCCCTTGTAGCGAGATGAACATGATCAGTTTTGAATGCCATTCatatgattttttttttcttcttccgaTTGCTTTTCTACTCGTAATATTGTATGACACTGCCTAAGCTGGTATCAGACCCTAATAAACCCCCCCATTGGCGGAAGCTACGTCATTGTACGCACCCTCTGAAGTTTGCCCAAGCCGAAAACGTAGAAAAGAACATGAACGTGGCCAAAGGTATAGAGCTTCTAGCCATCTCCCAGAGCGACGCAGAGATATCTGATGCACTGGCTGCTTATTTCGCTGGATTTCGCAGTTCATTCTTACTCCGTTGCGCTGTAAGAACTGAGAGCACATAGCTTATCCAATTCCAGCCATATCGGCACACCCGTCTCAGAACACAAACAATcgtccatctcagccactTCCAAACGACAAACAAAGCCTCgcccaagaaaaaagaagaagaaaaaagaggaaactTCTCCGCATAAAGAGTTGTGGAGCGAATTATTAGCTTGAGGCTCCAGCATTGGGCCAAAGCTGAGCGTCCTCGGGGTCCGAAGCCTAGCCCACGCAAACCAGCAGAAAGGGTGGCGTGAAACATCTTTGCCAGTGACATCCACCTCTCCCGAAACTTCAACGTTAAACCGACATCATCGCGTTTGCCGGCACAAGCGCTCTTCCCTCTTGTACAAATCCCATCGACCCGTCACATCGCTTCATCTCTCGCCTTCTACCAGCTACGACCGTCCATCACATCGTTTGCGAGCGACAAAGCCGCGCACTCTGTGGTGACCCGGAGTCCCTCGCCTCGCCGTTGACTGTCGCAAAGCGCATACCGCCACAAAGAACAATCGCCCACCATGTCAGATACTGCAATGGCGCAAGCCTCACATCCGACGCTGGCAAACCTGCCTCCTCCAGACCCTAACCCCGAGACCCCCTCGGAGATTCCGTATGTTGTCCGATGCGTAGAGCTTCCCTGATCCGAAACGCTGACGCAGGCTCTTGACCAGTGGCACGCCGACAAGCACCACGACATCGCTCTCTGCCATCTCGACAaccgccatcaaggacggCCATCGCGGCCACTTCCACGCCGACCTCTATTTCCGCGGCCACCAGAACAATCCATCGGCGACGACGCTCGAAGCCGAGAGGGCCGATCGCATCTCGCGCCTGGCCGGCCTCGAGCGGGTGTCGACGCTGCGAGCCGCACCGCAGACTCCAACAAGCACGGGTGGCCGCGCATCGTCGCTCTCTCCGCAGACCACGCCGACGTCGACGGCCGGCTTTCCCCTCAACTACCCTGCAACGCAGCACCTGACGCCGGCGTACTTTGACAGCAATGGACAGCCTGTCGCAGTGACCAAGATGAGCACCGTCGGGACCGCTAGTGCAACCGAGAGCCATCTGGCAGACAGCGAAGGCCGGCGCACCGTTGGCGATCGCGACGAGGATATCCTGAGCACGGATACAAACTACCGCGAGGGCGAGTCGGTGACAAGCACTAGCGTCGATCAAGAtgccatggacgaggaccTCGAAGGCATGGGCGCGCATTCCATGGGCGGCTTCGAGGATAGAATGAGCGACGATGGCTCGGCCTCTCTCGTTGGCTTCGGCGAAGGAGCCGGCAGCACTGTCTCTGGGCCGATATACCATCGACGGCCAGCTCCCGGCGCTGCATACCAATGGGGTCTCGAGAGGACCAACTCGGGCATGAGTGATGCGCGGCGCGAGAGAGATTCGTACATGTCTGGAGGCGGCGACGCACCAATGAGCGCAACAGCTGCTCAAGAGCGACAGTACGCTCGCATGATGGACGGCGTTGCAACAGACGGGCCCCCCCACGAACCCTATATCCCCTGATCAAGATGTCTTTGTGGACACAACCTTCAGGGGGCCAGTTCCCGTAGGCcgacagcaacagcaacctGCCAGAGAAGCTGCAGGGAGAATTGTCCAGCGGCTGGATAGCGGCGAGTCCAGAGCTGGTCCATCGGGAATGGGCAGCCCAGGCCGAGGCGATAAGCTAGGCAGGTTTTATTTCGAATCCGACAAACGTGATGACTGATGGGAGGAAACACGGGGGAGAGCTATGCAGTATAATTCATTTCGTTtatgtttctcttttctctcattatTCGTAAGAGTAATGCAACAAGTCTTTTCAAACCTGGGAAAATGGGCAGGTAATTGGGATGGGACACCGAAGATGGTCGGATTCTACGGCGGTTAACAAACTCTGGGGGCTTTTGTATCACTAGTCTTTTCGTATATTTgtctgcttctctttttttcttttaaactCTTCAGCTCTGCTTGTCGCAGTATCGATTCGTTTCACGATTCGGGAATCCTTTAGCCAGAACGTTTCATGCCTTGACATGATGGTCAAAGAtgtggaaaagaaaagagatcAGAGCGGGACTTTGGTCGGCTGAGCCGAGATAGGGATTCTCTTCAGTACAACGTATTTTCCTATAACGGAATGAAAATATGATTCAATTAATTCATTAAGCATGGATCATCTATTCTGCACTGTAACAACCGAGTCACCAAAGCTTCTGAAAGAGGTAATGCAAGCCAACGAGGAGACAAATTCATATTTAGTCTAAAACAACAAAACAATGCATAAAATTAAAATCTAGATGCAAACGAGAACCCAAACGAAGGGATATAGAATCATCCTCGCGTATCTAACCACCTCCTTTTAGGttgaaaagaacaaaacaagaGCATTGTCTAataaaagcaaagcagcagccagaacaaaaaaaggtaaaCAATTCAACTCAAAGGGGGAGGAATTTCTGAAACTGAGAAAAAGCAAACCAGACCACATTTTGAGACGCCTTTTAGATGGggagaggaaacaaaaaagcaaataagcaatagcaaaaaaagaatagaaaagaCGAAAAGTTCCCATCCGCAACACCCCCGTTACCAACCAGCCATGTGCGATGAATGAAGCGCTTTCAGTCCGCATAGCTGGAAATGCTGCCACCATTTGCCATGAAACTCCAAACCTAAATCGCCAAGCCTAAGGAAAATCCCCCTTCTCCCCTCTGTCGTGATGatatagaaagaaaaatgaagaatgctaaaaaaaaaagtgtccCATTTCCTCCTCTAGATTGATACTCTGTCATAGTATCTAGCGTGAGTTGTTGCCAGACCAGGCTAACAGTACTGGTCCGTTCTATCCAAGCGGGTATGGATAGGGTGAGCCGCGGCACAAACGCAGAAAGGCGTTGTGCTGCGAGAAAaacgtatatatataggtaaAGACCGGTTGAGTAGAATGGCATGTCGTAGTGGGTCAAATGGATTTGACTTGtgtacttctttttttctttttttcttttttataatagaaaaaaaTGACTCGAGATTTCTTATGAAAGAGGAACCATTACTGGAActttctaaaaaaaaaaaaaaggcgaaaTGATTTTGTAAAATCAACTCATCAACtcttcaaaaagaaaatggccaaggaaaaaaaaaaagagatggagagaggatCCTCGCTaggtggaaaaaaaagagtacTGGAAAGCAACTCAAATAGCTTCGCAATCATGCACAAGCAAAGTCAAGTCCCATTCGTCTCGCGACTCTCTGCCAATCCCAAACAGCACCCCAGTCGCCTTGATCCATGAGCGCCCAAATCTCTTCAAGCAGTTCTAGGACTCGATCGCAATTCTTCAGGCCTGTATACCCTCGCACTGCTCTGATGGCTGCTCGAATTCGGTACCGCTGGTCGGGTTCGAAGCAAGCCGTTCCGATTACTAGACATGGGATCAGGAGGAGAGTCTGTGAGGGATCAGAGGGCTTGAATGTTTCCAAGAGGCTTAGCGCTTCATCGACTGCCAGAGTGATTCGCTTGTCATCCTGTGCTGGTCGGCGGGCGGGAGGGGGAGATGAAGCCCGCTGCTTCTGCGACCCAGACGCGATATTCATCTTTGAGTCTCCCTCATGCATGGAGCTGGTTCTTGATGGATGCCGTGAAGAGGGGGCGCTGTGTGTTTTTTGTGAACGTGAGAAAAGGGTAGTCCCTCCCATGAGCGGAGACGAGGCTGTAGGTCCTATggctgcagccatggaggCTCGCCGCGGTTGAGAACTTGTGCTCGTGGACATTGTTGAAAACATCACTGTGGGGAGTGAGCCAATAGTGCTGCGTCGGCCGGGCAAAGATGAAGGCGGGTATATCGTCCTGAACAGATAAACCCAGAGCATCAGCTTATACAGTAGCGCAACACGATCACGGCTATCACCCGACGGCCAGCGGGGAGTCCACTCCCGGATAGCGGCGTCGATCTCGGCTGCCTTGTAGAGACTGGTGTAGTCAACCAAGGGATCGACGGAGTTGGCCATGTTCACGCGAATGGCATTTCGAATACTGGTGATTTCGGAAAGGTGGCGGAATAGTCCATCAGCGACCCCCAGAAGGCGTGGGGGATGGATGGGCGCCGTTGGTTCCCAGTCTTCCGTAGCAAGAcgctccgtcttcttctcaggATACCAGAAGAGGTCGTCGGCGTAGATGTGATATTGGAAAAACTCGGTGATGAACGTTAGGAAGGTTGAATCCTCAGGAGGCGAGTTTTGTATCAGATTTTTATACGCCTGTAGATGGACCCTGTGGTCGCCCCGTGGATTGCCTTCAGCTCGAGTCTGGAGAAGTAGGCACATCATTTGGCCGTAGCGTGCAGCGAGAACAGTTTTGTACTCCGggtcgtcttcatccatctcctGCATTTCGGCATACATTCGTCTCATGCCCTCGTCATGGTGAAATTCGGAGCGTTGCTCCAAGGTCTCTTTGCTTGTGGATGGGTTATTCTGGAGGATCTTCATGCCGTAAGGAGTGTCCCAGTCAAtgtgcttgctgctggccgcaaGAATTGAGTGCATCAGGCCTTGGTGCCGATTGGCAAGTTGTAGAATGATGTCCTTGAAGGCATTCTTGGCCTCTCCCTCGACAGTTAGCACATTGCTGAAGTGGTTGATGTAGTGTTTCCAAAATATCTTGTCCTCGGTGGTCTCCACACCGTGAAAGATGGGCTGCATTGTGATGATGGGTAGATTCTCCCACCGTTGTCGCTCTGCTGCGTGGGTTAGCCAGACAGTTCCAAAAGAATAGTGCGATATTGCTTCTAGGTCCTTTGACATACCCTCTTCAGCCCTTTCTCTACCGCTCTTCCAGACCTGTTTTTCGTGATATCCCTCGCAAACGACTGCGTTTTTCTCACAGTTCATACCTGTAAGTTCCCAACATGTGTTAGCTTACACAGGTCACGGCGTGTGTGCATCAGGCGGAACGAGATTTGCATACATCTTGGCTTCGCCTCGTCGcacttcttcttgcgcttcCTACAAGTGATACATCCAGTCTTTGAACGGCCTTTTGTAACTTTATTCGTGTTGATTATCGGGGTGAGAGGATGTTTCCTCGGTCGTCCCCGGGGCCTCTTTTGCTTTAGCTGAGAGACTCCCGGCATCTCGTTTGGTGGTGTTTGTGATAGAGGAGCCGCGCACACATCCTCCAGGTTGATGTCATCGTCGATCGGCTCTAGTTTTGGAACGGCGAAGGTATCGTCGGACACCTGATCCCAATCCCAATCTCTGTCCTCTTCGCACTCATCTGGATTGCCATGGCTGGCATTCCAAGAGTCTACACATgtcgatgacgacgccgaATGCGCCATGGGAGGGACAGAAGAGCTGTCCATATTGGCGTCGGTGTTGGAGCTCACAGGCGACAGCTGGCCCATCTGAAGAGGTGCTGCAGAAACGCCTGCTCTCCATGCTGTCTCGGTAGGAGATGGGGACGGCAGCACTCCATCATCCCAAGATCCTTCGTCGGGAGACATACTGTTATCGTCTTGCCAGGTAGAGTCTTCGTTCGTCTCGATGGTGAGCGTACGTTCCATCACACGTTAATAGCAAGCACATGCCCAATCGAAGCGGGAGCTGGGCAATGTTGGCACGTGAATAGACTGAAGTAAGAGAATtcgagagaaggaaagaaacagAGATTGCaggggaagaaaaaattatTAACAAGGCGAAGAATTGTAAGGCAGGATCAATAGAGTGTGAAGATCACAAATGCTCTGTTTTTTCCTGTCCTTTGCTTCTCTATTTCCCTTTACAGGTCGCGTGGAAATTCAAGAGTGGAGGTGTCAGGCTCGAGTAAATGGTTGTCTGTGCTAGTAATATCACGTCGGGCAATTCATCGACATCGGCACTGGAGAAGATCAGAGGTGTATAGCTGGCCAAATTGCACGGTGCAAGCGAAGATCGCGGCGAACAGCGAGGAGAGAAGTAAGGATTGGGTGGTATGGAGGGGTtgtggtggaggagaggTCTTATTTGGCGGCCGAGGACAGGGTCCAAGCAGACAGCATCCGTTTGCATCGTGTATACTTGTACAGAAGATCCTCACGAGAATCATCCGTCAATCGTGCTTGGtatcccccctccccccacagccatccatctcggccCCCAGGCGACGTGGATGAGTCTAGAAGCACGCCCAAAGCCTACCGTCGAAGGGGCGTGTGGGATATTGAACGCCAAGACTAACCGTAACCTCGCCTGTGGCATTGGCTTGTTATTCCCCTTAAAGTTGCTACGACTCAAGAGCTTTAGGCCTTGCTGTGCCGTCGTTCCCGTGGACGATTGTGATGGGGGTTCAGGCCAGCTTTGGGCTTAGGATTTAGTTGATGGGAGGAGCAGTAGATGACATCGAGAACGGGGTCCAGGCCTTGGCGCTCATCTCCACCTCTGAGCATCTCTTTTTGTATCCACACATTCCCTATCCTAGCGTCGGCCAGTCAGTCCCTGCAGAGAGACGTGGAGGTGCTCTCCCCGGCATAAAGGCCTGGTCGGTAGGGGCCAGGCATGTAGAGTACGGAGTTTGAATTTCAGATGTGCCTGTGCGTGTGTAGGACAGCCGTGCCGCTCCCTTGTCTTTCCGTCGTCgtccgtcgtcgccgtcgtctgcTCTGCCTTTCTTTGGGAAGACCCGCCCAAGCTAGAGGGTCAGCTACTGGCCCCAGTAGCTGGGTGTAGtgctagtagtagcagtattTCATGCTTGACTGTACCGTGCCAATGAGTGTGTGCAGAGGAGGCATGTACAAGCAATGCCTTCACCAtttacctaggtaggtagacCCTTGCGAGCTTGAAGTGAGGCTAGAAAGGCTGGACTTGACTAGTTCCGCCTAAGGAGCGAGATCCAACGCCGGCTTCTTGATGAGAGAGCATGGGTGCCGCTGGGCCTTGACGCCCAGTGTTGTTCGGGAATGTGGCACGCTATATGGGGAAGCGATTGCTGACGCCATCTCCTGGGCCGCCAACGTGCAACGCAGTCTCTGGAACAGCAGTGCTGGCAGCACTACTCTTCGTATGGTAGGCGTCGACAAGCCATCCCCAGCTGGCCTCTTTCACCCCCCGGCTAGTCTTGCGGCGAACAAGCATGAAGATGGGCTGCTTCCGAGCACATAGCGTCCTGTATCATGATATCATTGCTGGTGTGTGTCAGGTCGCTGGACGTGACTTGTGAACGGGGGTGCGGGCCAAGTCCCCGCCGCAGTTCAGTCTGCTGTGCAGCCCTACTGGTGCACTCGCAGTTGATTGAGGAGCTGGCGCGCATAACCATCATCGTCGGCGGCGGAACGGCCTCTCGGTCTTGCCTGCTGCCCTGCCCTGCTCTCCTCTATCGCCAGAGCCATTCGCCATTCACGATCCGCCATGATACGCGCATGTAGGTGGCCCTTGGGCACAGATACAGACCACCCGGCGCTTGTCAGTCTCGTCTGCTTGATGCAAGCATGTCAACAAGGTCCAGACCGACAGGCAGACAGCAGCTAGACAGCTAGACAGCtcgccggcagcagcacggAGGACTCCCTCCTGCCTACTTGTAAGGTTATTAGTGGCTGGTCTTTGGCTGCGcgtggctgctgttgctggcatAGCGATTTCAGCCAAGCCAAGTCGAGATGGTCTACCGTACAAGTACGAGTAGTACAAATGGTACCTAAAAGTAGCTGATGGCACTAGGGGCAGGGATGGCTTCGTGATGGACGATGccagcatacatgtacacaggTATACAGAGTATGCATGGCCCGATTCGATGCCTGTAAGTGCATGTGTGCGTACATGCCAGCGGCTCCCAACAGCAGCGATATCGACGATGCCGTAGGCACTCGCTTTCTgtgctacagtacagcacCGTCTTCGAGAAGTGGGAAAACGTGCGCGGCTGATACTGCGTGCCCTGGCATCTGTGCGCCGATGAGCTCCCCTTCTCTGCTCGGAGCTAATTCAGTGGCGGCCTGGCTAGTCGGCAGCACCCTTGTGCGTCGTGGCGTGATGGGTTGGCGAAGAGCAATCATGCCTATCTCGTCCATGACTCTGGCGTCCAGCTGCGAGATGCAGGACCGAGGCCGAAGGACCCTCTCGGAAGAGGCTTTGGGAGGAGGCTCGGGTTCCGTTTGGGTTGCAGTCACTGCCTGAGGCTGCCTTCCGACTAAGACGTCCTCGATACAGTGCCAGCGAGCTGACTCGTCTACTGTACAATATCAGGTTGATACCGCCAACAGCCTACGGTACGGAATTTTCGTTACTcacaaacaaaacaaactTGAAGAAGGGCGCCTCAACAAGCGTGCTCTGGGCTTTCAGCTGATTACTCGCCATATTTGGATTCGCCGGCCCTGGCTGCCACAAGGCTTCACCGTCGCCATTTGCTCGCAATACCATCCTCTACACAAGTTCTGCTGTCCGGAAGCAGCTCCTGTTAATTGATTAGCTCAATCGGCTGATTGATATCTACAGGTACTGCAGCGACCATACAATGGCACAAGTGTCGCTCAGTCTGTACGGACATCTACGCCCAGCTCGCTCTCTTCGTACTGCGCATACTTGGACGCTATCATATCATCGTGACTTTCACAGGCGCTAGCCAGGGTCAGACCGTTGGGTCTCGCCCCCTCTCATGTTATTATCGCCGGGTCCAGGTCATAAACAGGCTGGTCCTCCGGGCGACGGAGCTTCTCGAGCCGCCAACCAGACAAACCAGCGCCATCAAAGAGTTGCATTGCTTGACGGGAGAGCTATCCATTGGTGTCCTTGGCGCCAGCAGGCATTTACGAGAATTGCAGATGTTTCTGTACAAGTCAGTAGTCTGTACGAGGATAGAACCtcccgaggctgaggccgcatccgaacagcagcagccttgtttacttttctttccGTTCCTTCATCCAACTCTGCCGCCAACGCCACGTCTTACAAGCCGCTGACTCTGATTCCATTGACTTACGCAACAGTACGTGTACCTGCTTGACTTGCAGGCTACTGCACATGTACACCACGTCACAGTCTTTCTCGGGCGTGATCAAAAGTACCGCGCACGGAATGGGAGCATACAAGTAGCACCCTCGGGCTCGCGCACACTGTACATGCAAGTACGAGGTCACGATCCGTATCGAAGCCCCTGAGCTGAGCCTCCCTGGTCGCTGGTGGCTTCTTCGAGGTCTGCAGATCATTATCTTATCAAACGCTTTCCAGAGGCTCGACCCCATAAGCCCACTATACTACCTCCCATGCTCCGTAACTGCATCTGGACTTCTGGAGCACCAACACAAGCGTGTGCAGTTGAAGCTAGAGAAGTAAGatccaagcccaagaaggccATCAGGcaacttgctgctgctgctcggtgCAAATCAACACGGTACGCTCCGAGGTTCACCCCCACGGGACGTGGGGTTGGCTGATCTCGTTGGCTCTTCGGAACTCGCAGCTTGTTCAGCAAGCGAGGAGATTGGCCAGTGCACTACGGATTCTCCGTTTAGAGACGACAGCCTGGACCCTTGTCAAATCCAGGCACGGTAACAACCACCTTCGCGGTGCGTCGCTGCAAAGGACCGTGTGCTAACTACTGCTTTGAACCCCATAGGCTGAGAGACGTAAGAACTTTCCACTCCTGGAAGCTGGGGACGGAAACATCGTGGAGGATGCTTGCAACGGCAAAAGAGCAGCACGCAATGCGGGCGGCGCGAGGCCTATTACTGCTGGTAGCAGGCTACTGGCGAGCTATGTGATGTGTTGCCCTTGAATGGCGACTTGAAGGGCGCCAGCACCGTGGTTTCTTCATAGCCAGGCTGTTCAAGCCGCTTCTACTTCCAACGGCCAACGCCATAGCCACCACTAAGGCGCCCCAAAATCAGCCGTGTCTCGATATTCAGAGCCCGTCTGGCTAGCGACTGTTTAGAAGCGGGCGCAACGGACCGCGGAGACACGCTAACGGGCTGGCAGGCCATCGTCTGGTCCCCGCAAGCATCAGCTTCCTGACGGTGATCATGTTACGGCCTGGTACTCCGTATTAATCCCACGGAGAGTTTCGAGGAGTTACTAACACTGCTGCACTAAGTACCAACCAGTAAGACCAGCCCCATTCCTGCGCCCAATGGAGTCGTCAGCTGTTGACACCACTAGCTTCTATTCTCCACGCTCGCCTGTCCAACTATTAGATGGCTACTCCGTACATTACCGAAATAATGCTAAAAAGTTCAGCAGCTATTATAGTTGTAGAAGGACATTGCTCTGTACAAGTGTTACAAAAGGCTACTTCTGCCACGCCTTTGTCAGAATTTCGACGATCAGACGTTGGCATGAACGAGACTGCGACAGCACAAGTGACAAGTTATCAATCACAAAAGAGAGCAAATTGCTTATCAAGCACATATTCTGTGCTCTGGACGTTGCATGATATGAAGCATGGCTCAGCGTCGGGTTTCCCGGAATGGAAAATTATCCGTTTACTCTTGGCTACATCGAGTCCACCTCTCACACGACGTTCTTGTAGTCACCTGAGGCTGTTTCCCAATCATGTCCTGCGGATCAAATACACCTGTATGTACATCAATTCCATGCCCACTCAATGATGCTCATCTACGAGATACTACAGGATACACGTACGATGGAGGCAGGCTAATAAGCGCCAGATTACGGGACTGCTAACTAATGGTACTGCTGTGCTGTTACTAGCAGCAACTCGTCCCGAGGCTCCATCTCGGATTTGGAGGCACTACTCTCTGTCACCGCTTGTGCAGCTACACCAAGTAGTCACTAAGGCCTTAGTTTGTCTTGAATCTCCACCTATAATGAGATACATGACTGCTAATTCTAACACGCGGTAGGTCTAATGATCGACGTTCCCTTGACCAATATTTCCCCCTTTTCGACCTGCTAATTGCACTGGTGCTAATAACGAAGAGCCTACGACGTACGAGGCGCTGCTACGATAGATTGGTGTGGGCTGAACCAATCCTTCCGCTAGCTGAACAAGTGCTGGCATACCAGCTTCGTCGCCCAACAGCACCCTCCTTGCGTTGCCTGAGACTTACTTGCAAGTTATGCATGCGACGGTGGCACAGGCACTGTTCTTCTCCGCGGCCGAAAGAACGTGGCTTCTGGGACACAAAGCAGAATCCGTTTCCTATGTAACCATCTAGGAGAAGGACTGCTGACCTCGCAGACACCCAAGAAGACAATGCCGATTACCGTCCTTACCCTTCAATAGGCTTAGTTGCGATGAGGCTGGCAATTGGGATACGTGACATTGTCCCAAACAGCCAAGTGGGTACGGAGATTTACCTCTAAGTGCAAAGTGcctacatacatacatacatacagtaGTATTGTACACGCGCATACAAAATGTCCTCCACGCCGGACTCTTGGTTCAGCATTTCCCACTCATCGCTGGCCACCCTGGCCTTGGTACCCGATGGTACCTCTAGCTTCCTAGTCTAACTCTACTTAGAGGATCCGTCTGTATCTTGCTCCCCCTTCTAGAGGCGCGGTAATCGAGTGACCGCAGAGCCTTTGCCTTCATGTGACTTGCTAGGGGCAGGCTTATGCGCCAACGCTACCGGACGATTGGGGGGGGAAGTCCTGCTAAAGGAAACCAATTCGCAATTTCGAGCCCCAAATAGTTGATAGTAAAAGTGCTAGCATCGAGAGTGCGGCAACAGAAGAATGGGGGCATCCAGTAGTCGGTACGCTTCTGTGATCGATCGACTTGAGTTGATTTCCCAGTTGCTCGCTACCAATGAGTTAGGCCAGTAAGCGGCGGCTCCGTTCTccatacatatacatatagtTGTATGCATATGATCAATGGTGGGGGGATCTCTGTTGcagctcttgttcttcttctttgcgtcTGATCTGATCCATCAAGGGTACCGGTAGACTGGGCGGACGCTTGTTTCGACCATAAAGTCAATTGCGAGTCTTGCTAGTCACCAGAGCCCAATGCCGCCTCCTTTGGGCAATTGAGTGGCAGGCCCATGATTTGAGTTTGAACGGTGGCCAGAGACTATGCGGACCGCTCTCGCGCCGCACCGCCCAGCCCATGTCAGTCCAG is a window encoding:
- a CDS encoding uncharacterized protein (EggNog:ENOG41~TransMembrane:1 (n8-19c27/28o91-108i)~SECRETED:SignalP(1-21)), producing the protein MAFKLFNFLALLLVLCGLAFADYGSLSAEVVATPIYGRQSDLLVYRDNVNVTVVNGSMVASPSSTNNSPSKSINRRLLNVDLTNIIMQEPGFVLLSLSFAVISGGMVFL
- a CDS encoding uncharacterized protein (EggNog:ENOG41); the protein is MSDTAMAQASHPTLANLPPPDPNPETPSEIPGTPTSTTTSLSAISTTAIKDGHRGHFHADLYFRGHQNNPSATTLEAERADRISRLAGLERVSTLRAAPQTPTSTGGRASSLSPQTTPTSTAGFPLNYPATQHLTPAYFDSNGQPVAVTKMSTVGTASATESHLADSEGRRTVGDRDEDILSTDTNYREGESVTSTSVDQDAMDEDLEGMGAHSMGGFEDRMSDDGSASLVGFGEGAGSTVSGPIYHRRPAPGAAYQWGLERTNSGMSDARRERDSYMSGGGDAPMSATAAQERQYARMMDGVATDGPPHEPYIP
- a CDS encoding uncharacterized protein (EggNog:ENOG41) encodes the protein MERTLTIETNEDSTWQDDNSMSPDEGSWDDGVLPSPSPTETAWRAGVSAAPLQMGQLSPVSSNTDANMDSSSVPPMAHSASSSTCVDSWNASHGNPDECEEDRDWDWDQVSDDTFAVPKLEPIDDDINLEDVCAAPLSQTPPNEMPGVSQLKQKRPRGRPRKHPLTPIINTNKVTKGRSKTGCITCRKRKKKCDEAKPRCMNCEKNAVVCEGYHEKQVWKSGRERAEEERQRWENLPIITMQPIFHGVETTEDKIFWKHYINHFSNVLTVEGEAKNAFKDIILQLANRHQGLMHSILAASSKHIDWDTPYGMKILQNNPSTSKETLEQRSEFHHDEGMRRMYAEMQEMDEDDPEYKTVLAARYGQMMCLLLQTRAEGNPRGDHRVHLQAYKNLIQNSPPEDSTFLTFITEFFQYHIYADDLFWYPEKKTERLATEDWEPTAPIHPPRLLGVADGLFRHLSEITSIRNAIRVNMANSVDPLVDYTSLYKAAEIDAAIREWTPRWPSGDSRDRVALLYKLMLWVYLFRTIYPPSSLPGRRSTIGSLPTVMFSTMSTSTSSQPRRASMAAAIGPTASSPLMGGTTLFSRSQKTHSAPSSRHPSRTSSMHEGDSKMNIASGSQKQRASSPPPARRPAQDDKRITLAVDEALSLLETFKPSDPSQTLLLIPCLVIGTACFEPDQRYRIRAAIRAVRGYTGLKNCDRVLELLEEIWALMDQGDWGAVWDWQRVARRMGLDFACA